The Cytophagales bacterium genomic interval TTCTTTAAAAAATTCTATTAGAGTTTGGGTTTTGAAGTTTGGATATTGTCTACTATCAACTGCCTATTGTCTACTGCTTACTGTCTGTTGCAGGCTTTTTCTTTTCATATCTCCTTTTGAATTTCTCAACCCTACCAGCAGTATCAACAAACATCTTTTGACCTGTAAAAAAGGGATGTGATGCAGAAGAAACTTCTACCTTAATTAACGGATAGGATTTTCCGTCTTCCCATTTTACAGTTTCTTTAGAGGTCATTGTTGATCTGGTTAAGAATTGAAAACCACTGGAAGTGTCTAAAAATACTACTTCTTTATATTGAGGGTGAATATCTTTTTTCATTTTTTGTTAGACGTTGATGTTATCAGGATTGCAAAGGTAACTATTTTTATTTTTTCTTGCAATTTTTTTTATAATTGTTTTTAAAAAAAATACGGAATTATTTTGAATTACAATTATATTTTCTACCTTTGTGATTATAAATTATAAAATGCCAAAGTTGTTTCCATACATATTGCTTTTTTTAATGTTTGTTTTTTCTGTTCCCACAAGGTCTCTGACGGTTCATCCTGCGGAATCCACCGTGTGTGCTCAGGGGGAAGCTAAGCGCTTGCATAGGGTAAATGTTACCATTAAATCCTTTACCGCTTCATATCAGGGCGTTGATATCAGGTTAGACTGGGAGATCAATGATAATACAGGCGTTGGTTCATTTGATCTTTACAGAAAGATAGATGATAAACCTGAAAAAAAAATTGTTATTATTAATTCAACAGGTTCTTCGGCTTATTTTTTTATAGATGATAATATCTATAAGAATAATGATAATCCACAAACAATCGTATACAGGTTAGTTGCAA includes:
- a CDS encoding type B 50S ribosomal protein L31 encodes the protein MKKDIHPQYKEVVFLDTSSGFQFLTRSTMTSKETVKWEDGKSYPLIKVEVSSASHPFFTGQKMFVDTAGRVEKFKRRYEKKKPATDSKQ